TCCACGAATATTGGTGTGAGCAATCTGGATTTGATATACTTGGGATGTTCATGTAATTGATGATGGTACAAATGAAAACTTCAACTTGTAAAGTCATGTCACAAATCCCCTCACTTGTTTACCATTTAAGTTTAACCTATGTTTGTCTTAGTTTATTTCTCAATAATGTCTCAATTAAAAATCCTAGTTCATATCCCATAATAATAAGCATACTAAATATCGTGCAAATTACACAGAATGaagaatttgattaatttgtcAAGTATGACTGTGAGATGAAGAAACCATCCTGATAAAGACAACACAAAGGATTATTACAATAGTCTcctttaaaaaatcaaatatagtaCATAGATCAATCAATACAATAATGTCCGATGATGGGCCTCCCAACTGTATCAGAGATTATAACCATACATAGATCAATCAATACAATAATGTTCGATAGTGTCGAAAATTAAATGTGCCTCCCAAACGTATCAGAGATTATAACCATGCCTTGTTGAATATTTCAACTCTTATCATAACCATGAGAGCAGTTTGTGGTTTACAATTAACCACATTATGCAACGAAATTTCAACTCTTATCAGTTTGTGGTTTACAATTAATCATCGTATGCAAATGCAACGAAAGAAAACTTCAACGTGCTTCAACATGAGAGAGTGTCAAACCATTCACAGAGCAAATTTGGACTTTATTTGAACTTCTCGTAGCAGTGAATGCAGGATTCAGGGGTGATGGCACTTCCACGTTTTCATTATTTAGCATGCCAACCACATCGGACATTAAAGGTCGATCAGCTGGATTTTCTTGAACGCAAAGTAGACCGATCTTTATGTATCTTAATACAGCTGAAGATGAAGCAGGCCTTTCCAACGATGGATCAACCACCTCCACTGCTCGTCCATGTATCCATGCATTCCACGTCTGTGACCAACAAAATGTCAGATGATTTAGCAGATTTGCACAAGTGGTTGAGTAGAAAACGAGGACTTACAAAGCCAAGAAGACTAAGATACTCAGAACCATAAAAACCAGTGTTCTTCTTCCCGCTGATAATCTCCAGCATCAGTACTCCGAATGCAAACACATCAGACTTTACTGAGAAAAGCCCTTCCATTGCATATTCCGGTTACATATAAACTCTGCATTTCCACAAATATATACTGTATTCTCTCATTTATGCACTACCATGACCCAAGTTCATGAGatataaattgcattttactTACTATGTTCCGACAATCCTTTCAGTATTTGCTTGCATGCTGTTTCCTCCAAAGATTCTTGCCATGCCAAAATCAGAGATTTTGGGGTTCATCTAGTAGAATATTACTAGCTTTCAGATCCCTATGAACTATTCTCAGCCGGGAGTAATGGTGGAGATACAGAAGCCCTTGAGCGATACCCTCTATAATTTCAACGCGTTTGGCCCACTCTAACACCACTCCACTTGTAGGCTCTGCATTCAGATAAGATTTCGTgttgaatttcaatttatttcttgCTGAATATAACAAACACAATGAGAATATTGATTCTGAAACaaaccaaagataaagaagTCGAGGTTTCTGTGCTATAGTTTGGCAACACAGCATCCTAGACTAAAATCATCTCATCGTTCTCAACACAGCATCCTAAGATCCTAACAAGGTTTCTGTGCTATAGTTTGGCAATCACTTCTGTCTCATTTCTGAACTCCTCTAGTCCCTGTCCAGACCTTTTGGAGAGCCGTTTCACAGCGACAAACAGTCCATTCATTAGTTCTCCCTAAAATAAGAGTATCAACAATGATATAACTTCACCCACTCAAACTAAATAGTTATCTGCATAACAAGGTATCCTTACTTACCTTGTAAACAGGTCCAAAACCACCCTCTCCAACCTTGTTTTCCACGGAAAAGTTATTAGTCGACGCAGCTATGctagaaaaactgaaaattggCAACTCATATCTGTCATTTTTATCTTCTCCATGAGTATTACCAACTTGGGCGACGTTCTTATATTCTGCTCCATTTGAATCCAAATCAAGGAGTAGTAGATTTTGATGTGTGTCCTTGGATCCTGAGCAAAGCCAAAGGATAAACATCAACTGCATAAAAATTCAATGTGGAATTTGATAGTCATTAGAAAGAAAGTCATACTCCGGTTTGTTAGCTTTGATCGTGCATAACAGAGACCAAAACAAGATAAGAGTGCAGCAGTAATGGGCAACACTAACTCCAAAACAAGAACTTTTCTCTTCCCTGAAACAATTAAAGAAGGTGATTACTTTAATGCAATACAGAGCAAATACTAGCTCACCTTTTGATTTCACTTCGACATAAAGATCCACCCCTGCAGAATTGTTTGTTGTGCTCTCCAAATCCAGAATGTCTCCATTTAGTAATATACATCTACCTACACTTCCGTATGCATGGGCAATTTTTTGAGCATTGAAACTCGCATACATTATCTGGTAACTCCACAGATTCCGGGCTTTCAGGTAATCTACTGGTGATTACCTTGATATATCCTACTCTGTCAGTGCAATGCCATTGTTTTCTTCTAACACATCCACTAGAAAAAACGGACGAATCCCAGTCTACCTCAACTCGTGGTTTGAACCCACTCAAACACCTACATGCTGGTGATAGATCGGTATTAGACAATGTATTAGGCCCATCCCAGGCCTGCCTTGCCTCAACCCACTGAAACAGCTTCATTCTTCCATAATGGTCAATTAGAATCCTAGAGAGCAAAGACTCATTATTGTATGTCACATATACATCGCCATAGCGTGCAAGGTACGTAAAGTTACAGGGATTTTTCAGGCCGAGTGATGGGAAAGTCCCTTCTTGCCACTGAACACCTGAAGCATTTCTTATGACGAAATTGCCAGTGTCTAGAATTACAGCTTCAGTGgcattatttgtttgtttgtatGACAAAATCATGTTGCCACCACTTCGAAGGAGCAGAGTACCATTGGCTATTTCTAGTTGAGATTTGTTATAAATGGAATGTGGGATAGGGTTATCTCTATTTAAGACCCAAACAACTGTTGTAACAGGTATGTTTTTGTACCATATACCAATATAGTAGTTGGTAGAGTTACCTGGAGAAAAGAAACCAAGCTGATATGACCACGAGTGCTAGACGTCAAGGGTCTTCATTTCGGCATGAGCCATTGGTTGATTGGGGCCCaaggatgaaagagaagacaaGCCAATGGTCCAAAAAAGCTAGAGGAATTCCCGATGAGGCAATGAATAGAGACGGCTCGGATTTGAGGGGATgatgatacgatcatggaagccgtgcgtcaaggatttcaactaCAGTTGGATTCAACTGGAAATCGTCCTATTGAGATGACatccgaaagctatgaaactaccaccattgtcttcatCTTGGAAACAGCTTcacgtgggtatcttgcacatcccaatcggagtccgaatgagggaattatggcggttttacggaagtcgcgcagagaaggccgggagcttcgggaaaaacgcccgaccgggcgtttCGCTTGTGAAAATCGCCCGGGGACagggaaaacgcccgggccgggcattttggtatgtgaaaaacgcccgaccgggcgattatgccaattttttagattttgtgggccaactttctattttggacccatagtataaatacttcttgatgtcatttcttttctttaggtctttgatgaaattatatgcttgagagctttgtttcctcttggagagggtttctatccaattcctagattttggtttgatgtggatccatgtattttgtgatccattttccaaggatttacccaatttgtaggtgattgatctaatatttttgtgaagtagATTTTCTATTGTATCAATAATGGCAACCCAACAAGAATTTAGGAAACTAAGATGGTCAAAACAAGAAGTAACATTGGATAGAATGGAAATTgtgatacatagtcattgatgaGGCAAGCTAAGACACTTACAACATACTAACATGCATCCATGGCTAGATCTTCAAGGGAACCACAAACCTCaaagcatacctctacttgatccatgcttgaactagcaattgatggaaatcccatgcttgaactagcaattgatggattcaagcaacctaaatctaggaattggatagaaaccctctccaagaggaaacaaagctctcaagcatctaatttcatcaaagtctaaggaaaagaaatgacatcaagaggtatttatactatgggtccaaaaatagaaagttggcccacaaaatctaaaaaatcgGCATAATCGTCCGGTCGGGCATTTTTCACATGTCAAaatgcccggcccgggcgttttccctGTCCCCGGGCGATTTTCACAAGCAaaacgcccggtcgggcgtttttcccgaagctctcggccttctctgcgcgacttccgtaaaaccgccataactccctcattcggactccgattgggatgtgcaagatacccacgcgaagctgtttccaagacaaagacaatggtggtagtttcatagctttcggatGTCATCTCAATAGGTCGATTTCCAGTTGAATCTAACTGtagttgaaatccttgacgcacggcttccatgatcgtatcatcctccccttcttggaaaagatttgtcctcaaatccgagCCGTCTCTATTCATTGCCTCATCGGGAATCCCTCTAGCTTTGTTGGACCATTGGCttgtcttctctttcatcattgggccccaatcaacccatggcTCACGCCGAAATGAAGACCCTTGACGTCTAGCACTCGTGGTCATATCAAGGTTGCTTgaatccatcaattgctagttcaagcatgggatttccatcaattgctagttcaagcatggatcaagtagaggtatgctttGAGGTTTGTGGTTCCCTTGAAGATCTAGCCATGGATGCATGTTAGTATGTTGTAAGTGTCTTAGCTTGCCtcatcaatgactatgtatcacAATTTCCACTCTATCAAATGTTacttcttgttttgatcatcttaGTTTCCTAAATTCTTGTTGGATTGCCATTATTGATACAATAGAAAATctacttcacaaaaatattagatcaatcacctacaaattgggtaaatccttgggaaatggatcacaaaatacatggatccacaTCACAAGCTCAAACTTGCCCTCTTTGGAGATTATGGTCTGGTTTGGAAACAGAGATTGGCCTGCTGAAATGGTGTCTGATGCTCTGCAAAATCTACTCCAAAGAAATATGGACACACCAATGAGAAACAAGAAATATGTAGGAGTAATAAACTTGAAAGCCATTCCACCAAAATCCTACTAAAAATCTCACTTGTGCTGATTGATATTTAAGTCTTTTAAAGTGCATTCTACGCAATAGAAATTTAGTAATGGTCCAAATTCAAGAGAAAAATATTGTGCTTCCCATCACTTTCAACAAATTCtttgttaaaatttcaacTACAACTGTTGAGCTTGGCGACATAAACTATCGGCTTTATGTTGCATTAGGCTGCTTTAGTCATTGGATTTGGAGCATCCAAATAACTCTTTATGGTGAAGATGCACACAGCACACACAATGTCTTTGTTTTGAAACCTCATAACTAACTACACTggtaataatttattgagaGAGGAAACGAAGAACacgtaaaaaaaaacaagaaaacaatagACTTCTCATGATATTCTCTCTTTCCATGGATCACAAATGATCAGAATGCAAAAGCGACGGCCTATTTATGTAATTCattatagaattaaattaaataacctTATAACTTTCGACCGTattaaaatctcaaaattttgagaCTTTACAATTTCTTTCGAACGAATAATTTATGAACATTTCGTTTTTAAATCCAATCTTACGTgtaaaatgtacattatacgCACTACTAAtgtacattttaaaaatatataatgtaatatctctaataatgtacataattcatatattttatattatatgggATCGTACATTATTTGAGataatatattagtagtagtacataaaATGTACATTAAACGGCATATAATGTACATCGTTTGACATTTTgacaaaagatatgattttGATATGAATACAACATccctattattttaatatatatataaatgttatgTACTATagattaaatttgataatatcgAAAATCTCATTCTTGTCCCATATTAACTTGATAAAGATTATCTCTTATCTATATAATTTTGGATGAATATCCCTTATGAAGGTAAATGGTCTATTCTACGTGCTCctatagtttatttattcataaatacGTATTTAAGAGACTCTAGCAAGGATTTGACATGAACTCAGAAGTTTTCTCATAATTTATAGTTGAGTGAAGTTTTCTCACTGGAAGTCGTCTTCTTTAAAGCCTTAATTAAGCCAATTATTTGGCGaacaaattataattcaaattattgtGTACACTTGAACTTATACCAAGTCTTCATTGCAAtgtaaactaaaataaattatcttcCACATCAAACAAGATAATAATATACAGGCATAAAtaagcttattcaattatttaaattttcaattacaATATACAGTTTGGAGTTTGGACcaatctaatactccctccgttccatagtaacaGAGGCGTTTCGTTTTGAACACCCATTTTGAACACTCATTttgaatactccctccgtcccatatttggagtcacatttagttatggcacgggtttaaggaattgatggagtgtgtaattaaagaagtgagatggtggagtgtgtaataaattaagtgagttggttgaagatgggggtccctttttgactttttgattttttatttttgttttggtttattctaatgtagataatgacattttgatgtaattttgataaacaatggggtaaaattgtacaaatatagaaaattctaaatgtgactctaaAATTGGGACGAACTTTTATAGAATGTGACTCCAAAACTGGGACGAAAGAAGTAATGCACTAagaatatatcaatatataaagtgagagttttggagaaattttttaaataccaGTTTTATCCTTTTTGGCAGGAAACTGTGCATTACCACTGTTGCTTTttgcgtttttttttttgcaccattttatgttaatattctatatcatgttttattttttgcacaaTTTTCGGCCATTCTGGAAAAGTGTGTAGAGGCAGCAGGCCTATATATGTTATCATGAAGGCCTATTTTTACTCTATTACAACATTTAAGAgtgcaatatatatttattctaatcTGCCAAAGCATTCCATTATCCTTTAAGCCTCTTTGCAAGCCATcctgaaaaattaaatacacatCATTAGTATATTTCtattgtattaaatattgtttacaaaatataattgaccTTCTAATTACCTGCAAcatgaaaaatcaaagcaaacaTTAATGacttataaaatttggaaCTAATAAGTACCtcaattaaaaagaaagaatgtGTAGAATTTGTAATAAGcatatgattaatatttttgtattaatcatAGATGATAGAATGTGTAGAGTCATAGGATTAATGTGCAaccataaaaaagaaagaatgacATAcctttattattatagtaaaaaattgaGTTCAGAATAATTAGGCTTTGTAGCCTCTCATGCTTGCCATGACACCTTTTTCTATGTATAACTGTAGTAGTCGCCCATGCTTGCCATCtcatcttcttctcttctctatGTAATGACGGTAGtttgaagagagagaacaGACTGTTAATCTtcgttttcttcttttctctccTTTTCCTAAAGTGTAGTATTGAATATCTATACTTCTATACTACATCTATCTCCTCCAccaatactaatactaatatacaaatataaaactattgatgaaaaaaaaacagtggCTAAATTCATGGTCCAATCAAATGCATTGCAGAGACTTCCCAAGCAAGTTTTGAAACACTGATAAATAGGTGTGCAATCAATTGAGACTGCATTTATTTAtgtgaagtaatttttttgatgcaGTGCCTATCTCGGAACGATTCAGAATTTATTGtggtataattaaattgttgtaATGAATATTTGTAGatataatataagtatataataattaaattattaatcatattttattcaagataTATACCTATAGGTACTATTATCTATTGACTTAAATTATGCTAAAGCGAGTATATTAATTGTGGAAATTTTAGGTTATTTTAGTATTTGCTTGCTCATGTTGGCCTATTTCTAAAATGCATGTTCTTAGTCATGGGcaaatatatgttttattttcaagagacaaaattatatactactattctATAATGATGACGTTGATGTTACATTTGattctattattatgttgtttactaaaacattttttatagtcAAAgtgtatttgaatttttctatttgatttaaagtactttaatctattttttcaaattaaatattgatttattctaataatttgttgttgatgctTGTACTATGCTTGAGACTGGTCGTCTACTGTTTGTTAGAACCcagcaaaaaaaattatgtgctATGATGTATAGTGGTTTGGCGGAGGTTGTACTGCGAGGTGAGATAGATGGTTAGATGCATGGTAAATCAATCATTCTGCCTTCCAGTTCTGTTGGTGGTGCAAGATATATGATCCAAAATTATCAAGATGCGATGGCTATTTATAGATGGATTGGTTAtccaaatttgtttattacatTTACATGTAATCCGAAGTGGCCAGAGATTGTTACCCCtccgtttcttaaaaatagcaactatttccattttgggtcgttcctaaaaaatagaaaatttagaatctttctattttaggacatGGACCCCACAATCTACCAACTCtactttcactattttttctctttctctcttactttactcaattttcttttattctcttttactttaccaatttttctcacttactttactaattgtgtattaaaacccatgccgttttaaatatttatattttttgaatacggagggagtagatttCTTGGAGTTAAGAGACTAAAATTAGATGATCGTCCAGATATTATATGTAGGATTTTCAAATTATCTGATTGCATTTTTTAGTCTTTACttacacatattttatattatatttattttattttatatttatttttttaaactctttTGTTCCATGTATAGCATGGGTGTTAACACTAGTTTTCAAAACGTGACACTGACATGAACTCTGGTTTCCTCGTAAAACATGACCAAGGTTGCCAAGAAGAAATAGTTTAGTGGAATTTTATTTAGAGGAAGTCGTCGTTTTTAAAGTCTAACGGGCCAATCAAATATACTGCCTCCATCCGCAATTACAAATCCACATTTAATATGACACGGGTTTTTTAACAAATCTACTTTTTCTGTTCTATTGGAGATTtgactcattttcttttttggtttattccAATCCAACTAAAATGATCCATTACTAATAAcggaaacatttttttttaccttctCATACCTTATCctcttcatttaacatacaaaatactAAAACTGCATAAAACCTTATgtgctaaaaatagaaactctttttatttttggttaatcccataaaaatagatactaagtacttattttttttatttaagaaaattttattctctctaataaggtgggATCCATTTTTAACTATCACATTTTTTATCtatctctttttctttattaattatgtattaaaacttGGACCGTTtctaaagtttttatttttaagggacggatggatggagtattagttttacaatgaaatgtgaataggataaagttagtggaatatgtagtctattattaaaaatactaaaaaacaaatgatatatttattgatgtggatggaaattgcaaaatgagatatttattagtggagggagtatcttatactacctccgtcccccaacttttgacacagtttactatttcggtccgtccttgaaaatttgacacatttcacttttcaccatttttggtagtggacttcattccactaactaattcctactcacattttattataaaactaatactttaaaagtatgatccacattccaccaactttttcaattcactttccattacatttcttaaaatccgtgctgggtcaaagtgtgtcaaaatttggggaatggaggtagtaatataaacaaaaactaTTTTATACTCGGTATTCCACATCAAACAAGATAATCATAAATACAGACATCAACAAATACTAGTAttctataaattttcatttacaaTGGTCAATGATTTAGGGTTTgaatcattcaaatatacacAATTATGTACTAAGAATCGTGGAGATGAAGTTATAACCTCTCTTTGTTGGATTTTCAACCACGATTGAATATTGAACTCCAATGGTCCTTTGACGAGAATTTAACGCGGCTCAACATGAGACAGCGTCATAATGTTTATTGAATACCACTCGACTTCTTGTTGTGCAGGAGCAACAGATAAAGTAGGATTTATTGGTGATTGTATGGCTCTTTTATCATTATTGAGCATTGCAACAACATCAGAGAGAGTGGCCTATCAACTGGATTTTCTTCAACGCACAATAGGCTTATCTGAACGTATCTCATTGCAACCGATGACCAAGATTCGGGCAGTTCTAATGTAGGAACAATGAGCTCATCAACACGACCTTTCTTCCACAAATCCCACGCCtgaaaccaaaatcaaattccaaaattttcaatattaatgtTAATCATTTCATTACAAAATTCAATACAACTTACATATCTAAGAAGACATAGATACTCAGAGCCATAGATACCAGTGTTCTTCTTTCCGCTGATAATCTCCAGCATCAATACTCCGAATGCAAACACATCAGACTTCACTGAGAAAAGCCCTTCCATTGCATATTCTGGTGACATATAACCACTGCATTTCCACAAATATATACTGTATTCTCTCATTTATGCACTACCATGACTTGAGTTGATGagaaataaattgcattttactTACTATGTCCCAACAATCCgtttagtattttcttgcGACTCATTCCCTCCAAATATTCTGGCTAGCCCAAAATCACTGATTTTGGGATTCATTTCAGCATCCAGTAGGATATTGCTAGCTTTCAAATCCCTGTGGACTATTCTCAACTGCGAGTATTGGTGGAGATACATAAGCCCTTGAGCAATGCCTGAGATAATATGAATGCGTTTATTCCAGTCAATTACGTCTTTCTGGCTTGGCTCTGCATTCAAACATATACGTGTATTTAGTTGAGCTTGTTAGGCATGacaatttaagaatttgatGCGTGACTAACCAAAGAGGAAATAATCCAAGCTTTTATTGGGCATGTATTCGTAGACAAGTATCATCTCATCTTTCTCATCGCAGCATCCAAAAATCCGGACAAGATTTCTGTGCTGCAGTTTGGCAATCAGATGCATCTCATTTCTGAATTCCTCTAATCCCTGCCTTGACTTCTGAGAGAGCCTTTTCACAGCCACAAACTGTCCATTAGCCAACTCTCCCTGCAAACTCAAATCTtacattattttactattCTCAATTTAGTCACacagattaaatatgtatgtgATATTACCTTATAAACAGGTCCAAAACCACCTTGTCCAAGCTTGTTTGTAATAGAAAAGTTGTTGGTTGATGCAGTTATGCTTCCCAAACTGAAGATTGGCAACTTATGCCACCTATGTTTGTCTTCACCCTCCTTGTTTGTAAATGAACCATCACTATTCAAATCAAGTAGCAATAGATTCTGATTTGTTTCCCCTGAATCTGAACACAGATGAAATATGAATGTAAGCTAATTTTCATCACTAGACCtagaaacaagaaaattgTAACTTACCTATGGTTTTAAGCTTTGGCCAGATATAACGAAAgcacaaaaatgataaaattagtgCAGCTGAAACAGACACAACTAGTTCCACAACAAGTAGTTTTCTA
The genomic region above belongs to Salvia hispanica cultivar TCC Black 2014 chromosome 3, UniMelb_Shisp_WGS_1.0, whole genome shotgun sequence and contains:
- the LOC125216180 gene encoding G-type lectin S-receptor-like serine/threonine-protein kinase RKS1 isoform X2; protein product: MYTPTNTSVTVMAHIYIKIEASHNRKLLVVELVVSVSAALILSFLCFRYIWPKLKTIDSGETNQNLLLLDLNSDGSFTNKEGEDKHRWHKLPIFSLGSITASTNNFSITNKLGQGGFGPVYKGELANGQFVAVKRLSQKSRQGLEEFRNEMHLIAKLQHRNLVRIFGCCDEKDEMILVYEYMPNKSLDYFLFEPSQKDVIDWNKRIHIISGIAQGLMYLHQYSQLRIVHRDLKASNILLDAEMNPKISDFGLARIFGGNESQENTKRIVGTYGYMSPEYAMEGLFSVKSDVFAFGVLMLEIISGKKNTGVGFVEERSC
- the LOC125216180 gene encoding G-type lectin S-receptor-like serine/threonine-protein kinase RKS1 isoform X1, whose protein sequence is MYTPTNTSVTVMAHIYIKIEASHNRKLLVVELVVSVSAALILSFLCFRYIWPKLKTIDSGETNQNLLLLDLNSDGSFTNKEGEDKHRWHKLPIFSLGSITASTNNFSITNKLGQGGFGPVYKGELANGQFVAVKRLSQKSRQGLEEFRNEMHLIAKLQHRNLVRIFGCCDEKDEMILVYEYMPNKSLDYFLFEPSQKDVIDWNKRIHIISGIAQGLMYLHQYSQLRIVHRDLKASNILLDAEMNPKISDFGLARIFGGNESQENTKRIVGTYGYMSPEYAMEGLFSVKSDVFAFGVLMLEIISGKKNTGIYGSEYLCLLRYAWDLWKKGRVDELIVPTLELPESWSSVAMRYVQISLLCVEENPVDRPLSLMLLQCSIMIKEPYNHQ
- the LOC125216181 gene encoding receptor-like serine/threonine-protein kinase SD1-6; protein product: MEGLFSVKSDVFAFGVLMLEIISGKKNTGFYGSEYLSLLGFTWNAWIHGRAVEVVDPSLERPASSSAVLRYIKIGLLCVQENPADRPLMSDVVGMLNNENVEVPSPLNPAFTATRSSNKVQICSVNGLTLSHVEAR